One stretch of Streptomyces sp. R21 DNA includes these proteins:
- a CDS encoding DsbA family protein, translating to MSAVSEKTPVDFWFDPLCPWAWMTSRWVLEVEKVRDIEVHWHIMSLAVLNEPKLDELPEEYRELLSTKAWAPVRVVTAAWQRHGAEVLGPLYTALGTRFHNEGQGPTKEAIAAALAEVGLPADLIDYADQEAFEFDAELRASHKEGIEKVGQDVGTPVIAVPGADGEQIAFFGPVVTPAPKGEEAAKLWDGTLLVASVPGFYEIKRTRTAGPDFSNL from the coding sequence ATGTCCGCTGTGTCCGAGAAGACCCCTGTCGACTTCTGGTTCGACCCGCTGTGCCCCTGGGCGTGGATGACCTCGCGCTGGGTCCTGGAAGTGGAGAAGGTCCGGGACATCGAGGTCCACTGGCACATCATGAGCCTGGCCGTGCTGAACGAGCCCAAGCTGGACGAGCTGCCCGAGGAGTACCGCGAGCTGCTGTCCACCAAGGCCTGGGCGCCCGTCCGCGTGGTCACCGCCGCCTGGCAGAGGCACGGCGCCGAGGTCCTCGGGCCGCTCTACACCGCGCTCGGCACCCGCTTCCACAACGAGGGCCAGGGCCCGACGAAGGAAGCGATAGCCGCCGCGCTCGCCGAGGTCGGCCTCCCCGCCGACCTGATCGACTACGCCGACCAGGAGGCCTTCGAGTTCGACGCCGAGCTGCGCGCCTCCCACAAGGAGGGCATCGAGAAGGTCGGCCAGGACGTCGGCACGCCGGTGATCGCGGTGCCGGGCGCCGACGGCGAGCAGATCGCCTTCTTCGGCCCGGTCGTCACGCCGGCCCCCAAGGGCGAGGAGGCCGCCAAGCTGTGGGACGGCACGCTGCTCGTCGCCTCCGTGCCGGGCTTCTACGAGATCAAGCGGACGCGGACGGCGGGCCCGGACTTCAGCAACCTGTGA
- a CDS encoding ABC transporter ATP-binding protein, with amino-acid sequence MTALELRELRKTYRSRGRPAVDAVRGLDLELRSGELLGLLGPSGCGKSTTLRMIAGLETVTGGDILVGGASVVGRPAQQRNIGVAFENYALYPPLNVAENLAFGLKARRRGARGSRTEVARKVAEIAERVALTDLLEARPAGLSSGQKQRVALARALIREPDVLLLDEPLSHLDAAQRDTTRRELKRIQRDLGHTTILVTHDQEEALSLADRIAVMKDGVIQQLGTPYEIYDSPANTFVADFVGEPAISLLPGIATGDGRARLSDSVRLALPVPVAAGREIVVGIRPEDLRLTGAADEGGLPARVVAHEPLLESGIATLALEGVERPLVVLTDPEVRLAHDERVRVAADARLTHVFDAETGDSLR; translated from the coding sequence ATGACCGCACTGGAGCTTCGTGAGCTGCGCAAGACCTACCGGTCGCGGGGGCGGCCGGCCGTGGACGCCGTACGCGGTCTCGATCTGGAGCTGCGCTCCGGCGAACTGCTGGGCCTGCTCGGGCCGTCCGGCTGCGGCAAGTCGACGACCCTGCGCATGATCGCGGGCCTGGAGACGGTGACCGGCGGCGACATCCTGGTCGGCGGGGCGTCGGTGGTCGGGCGGCCCGCGCAGCAGCGGAACATCGGGGTCGCCTTCGAGAACTACGCGCTGTATCCGCCGCTGAACGTCGCCGAGAACCTGGCGTTCGGGCTGAAGGCCAGGAGGCGGGGGGCGCGCGGGTCCCGTACGGAGGTCGCCCGCAAGGTCGCCGAGATCGCCGAACGGGTCGCGCTCACCGATCTGCTGGAGGCCAGGCCCGCGGGCCTGTCGAGCGGGCAGAAGCAGCGCGTGGCCCTCGCCCGCGCGCTGATCCGCGAGCCGGACGTCCTGCTGCTCGACGAGCCGCTGTCCCACCTCGACGCGGCGCAGCGCGACACCACCCGCCGCGAACTCAAGCGCATCCAGCGGGACTTGGGGCACACCACGATCCTGGTCACACACGACCAGGAGGAGGCGCTGTCGCTCGCCGACCGGATCGCGGTGATGAAGGACGGGGTCATCCAGCAGCTCGGCACCCCCTACGAGATCTACGACTCTCCCGCCAACACCTTCGTCGCGGACTTCGTCGGCGAGCCCGCGATCAGTCTGCTGCCGGGGATCGCGACGGGCGACGGACGGGCCCGCCTGTCGGACTCCGTGCGGCTCGCGCTGCCGGTGCCCGTGGCGGCGGGGCGCGAGATCGTGGTCGGGATCCGGCCGGAGGACCTGCGGCTCACGGGCGCCGCCGACGAGGGCGGGCTGCCCGCCCGGGTCGTCGCCCACGAACCCCTGCTGGAGTCGGGCATCGCGACCCTGGCCCTCGAAGGAGTGGAGCGGCCACTGGTCGTCCTCACCGACCCCGAGGTGCGGCTCGCGCACGACGAGCGTGTCCGGGTGGCGGCCGACGCCCGCCTCACCCATGTTTTCGACGCCGAGACGGGGGACTCCCTGCGATGA
- the pepN gene encoding aminopeptidase N encodes MPGENLSRDEARERAALLSVDGYEVSLDLRSAVGDAESEPRTFRSVTTIRFRCADPGATSFADLVAPSVTAVSLNGKDLDPGSVFDGTRIRLEDLAAENELVVDAQCLYSRTGEGMHRFVDPEDGEVYLYTQYEPADSRRVFANFEQPDLKAPYRFEVRAPEGWVAWSNGVGELVDGVWKFAETKPISTYITAIVAGPYHYVTDSYERVFEDGTRLEIPLGAMCRKGLARHFDSDDVFLVTKQGLDFFHDHFDYPYPFGKYDQAFVPEYNLGAMENPGLVTFREEYIFRGKVTQAAYERRTNVILHEMAHMWFGDLVTMVWWDDLWLKESFADFMGTFSMAEATRFTNGWVTFANNRKAWAYRADQLPSTHPITADIRDLEDAKLNFDGITYAKGASVLKQLVAYVGRDAFLEGARRYFKQNAYGNTRLGDLLSVLEETSGRDMAAWSRAWLQTAGVNSLTPQVILNAEGRITELAVVQEAAESHPELRPHRVAVGLYRRSPEGALERYARAEVDVEGPRTVVGELVGVDAPELVLVNDDDLTYCKIRFDENSLATLRDQLGDITDPLARALCWSALWNLTRDALMPARDFVDLVLRFAGRESDIGVLQMLHTWANSALTHYAAPGWRETGGRLLSEGALRELRLAEPGSQHQLTWARFFAAVASDEADLQLLQGLLEGTAKIDGLDVDQELRWSFLEPLAAHGAADETALGAELARDDTASGKRHQVRCLAARPSAAVKAQAWASVVESDSLSNALVEATIAGFAQPSQRELTAPYAPKYFEAIERVWADRSIQIGMDVVKGLFPTLQDSPATLDATDQWLAAHEDAAPALRRLVLEARDDLARTLRGQECDGAAAG; translated from the coding sequence GTGCCCGGTGAGAATCTGTCCCGCGACGAGGCCCGGGAGCGGGCAGCCCTGCTGTCCGTCGACGGGTACGAGGTGTCCCTCGACCTGCGGTCCGCGGTCGGGGACGCGGAGAGCGAGCCGCGGACGTTCCGCTCCGTGACCACGATCCGCTTCCGCTGCGCCGATCCGGGCGCCACGAGCTTCGCCGACCTGGTCGCGCCGAGTGTGACGGCGGTCTCACTCAACGGCAAGGACCTCGACCCGGGCAGCGTCTTCGACGGGACCAGGATCCGGCTGGAGGACCTCGCCGCCGAGAACGAGCTGGTCGTCGACGCCCAGTGCCTCTACTCCCGCACCGGCGAGGGCATGCACCGCTTCGTCGACCCGGAGGACGGCGAGGTGTACCTGTACACGCAGTACGAGCCCGCCGACTCCCGGCGCGTCTTCGCCAACTTCGAGCAGCCGGACCTGAAGGCGCCCTACCGCTTCGAGGTCCGGGCACCCGAGGGCTGGGTCGCGTGGAGCAACGGCGTCGGCGAACTGGTCGACGGGGTGTGGAAGTTCGCCGAGACCAAGCCGATCTCGACGTACATCACCGCGATCGTCGCCGGCCCGTACCACTATGTGACGGACTCCTACGAGAGGGTCTTCGAGGACGGTACGCGGCTGGAGATCCCGCTCGGCGCGATGTGCCGCAAGGGGCTGGCCCGGCACTTCGACTCGGACGACGTCTTCCTCGTCACCAAGCAGGGGCTGGACTTCTTCCACGACCACTTCGACTACCCGTACCCGTTCGGGAAGTACGACCAGGCGTTCGTGCCGGAGTACAACCTGGGCGCGATGGAGAACCCGGGTCTGGTGACCTTCCGCGAGGAGTACATCTTCCGCGGCAAGGTGACGCAGGCCGCGTACGAGCGCCGGACCAACGTCATCCTGCACGAGATGGCGCACATGTGGTTCGGCGACCTCGTGACCATGGTGTGGTGGGACGACCTGTGGCTGAAGGAGTCCTTCGCCGACTTCATGGGCACCTTCTCGATGGCCGAGGCGACCCGCTTCACCAACGGCTGGGTCACCTTCGCCAACAACCGCAAGGCCTGGGCGTACCGCGCCGACCAGCTCCCCTCCACGCACCCGATCACAGCCGACATCCGTGACCTGGAGGACGCGAAGCTCAACTTCGACGGCATCACGTACGCCAAGGGTGCTTCCGTGCTGAAGCAGTTGGTGGCGTACGTCGGCCGGGACGCCTTCCTGGAGGGCGCGCGGCGCTACTTCAAGCAGAACGCGTACGGCAACACGCGCCTCGGTGACCTGCTGTCGGTGCTGGAGGAGACCAGCGGGCGCGACATGGCGGCCTGGTCGCGGGCGTGGCTCCAGACGGCGGGCGTCAACTCCCTCACTCCGCAGGTGATCCTGAACGCGGAGGGCCGGATCACCGAGCTGGCCGTGGTGCAGGAGGCGGCCGAGTCGCACCCCGAACTGCGTCCGCACCGGGTGGCGGTGGGCCTGTACCGGCGCTCCCCCGAGGGCGCGCTGGAGCGGTACGCGCGCGCCGAGGTGGACGTGGAGGGCCCGCGCACCGTCGTCGGTGAACTGGTCGGCGTGGACGCCCCCGAGCTGGTGCTGGTCAACGACGACGACCTGACGTACTGCAAGATCCGCTTCGACGAGAACTCGCTCGCCACGCTGCGGGACCAACTCGGCGACATCACCGACCCGTTGGCCCGCGCACTGTGCTGGTCGGCGCTCTGGAACCTGACCCGCGACGCGCTCATGCCCGCGCGGGACTTCGTCGACCTGGTGCTGCGCTTCGCGGGCCGCGAGTCCGACATCGGCGTCCTGCAGATGCTGCACACCTGGGCCAACTCGGCGCTCACCCACTACGCGGCGCCGGGGTGGCGGGAGACCGGCGGGCGTCTGCTCTCGGAGGGCGCGCTGCGGGAGCTGCGGCTCGCCGAGCCGGGCAGCCAGCACCAGCTGACCTGGGCGCGCTTCTTCGCGGCGGTCGCCTCGGACGAGGCCGATCTCCAGCTCCTTCAGGGCCTGTTGGAGGGAACGGCCAAGATCGACGGCCTTGACGTGGACCAGGAGCTGCGCTGGTCGTTCCTGGAGCCGCTGGCCGCCCACGGGGCCGCGGACGAGACCGCGCTCGGGGCCGAACTGGCCCGCGACGACACGGCGTCCGGCAAGCGCCACCAGGTCCGCTGCCTCGCCGCCCGCCCCTCGGCCGCGGTCAAGGCGCAGGCGTGGGCGTCGGTCGTGGAGTCCGACTCCCTCTCCAACGCCCTGGTCGAGGCCACGATCGCGGGCTTCGCCCAGCCGTCGCAACGCGAGCTGACGGCGCCGTACGCCCCGAAGTACTTCGAGGCGATCGAGCGCGTGTGGGCCGACCGCTCCATCCAGATCGGCATGGACGTGGTGAAGGGCCTGTTCCCCACCCTCCAGGACTCGCCCGCGACCCTGGACGCCACGGACCAGTGGCTGGCCGCCCACGAGGACGCGGCGCCCGCGCTGCGCCGGCTGGTCCTGGAGGCCCGGGACGATCTGGCGCGGACGCTGCGGGGGCAGGAGTGCGACGGGGCGGCTGCCGGCTGA
- a CDS encoding DeoR/GlpR family DNA-binding transcription regulator, producing the protein MNSSSGNSGGGSSAQQGPAARQAAMAERVLADGSATAAELAEHFGVSLMTIHRDLDELERQGIVRKFRGGVTAQPSGVFESNVQYRLKTMRPQKAAVAEHAMKLIEPGMAVLLDDSTSTLEIARRLRLGEITPLTVVTNFLEAINLLADQRGIHLMALGGDYDPLHSSFLGVSCVEAVQSLRVDVCFASTSAVLGGHAYHQEQHIVSVKRAMLDSAARNVLLLDHTKLGRVALHRVAPLSRFDLVLVDDGATPEALRDLDEHKVPYEVCTTSATKAGAE; encoded by the coding sequence ATGAACAGCAGCAGTGGCAACAGTGGTGGTGGCAGCAGTGCACAGCAGGGGCCCGCGGCGCGGCAGGCCGCCATGGCCGAGCGGGTCCTCGCCGACGGTTCGGCGACCGCGGCCGAGCTCGCCGAGCACTTCGGAGTGAGCCTGATGACCATCCACCGCGACCTCGACGAGCTCGAACGGCAGGGAATCGTCAGGAAGTTCAGGGGCGGGGTGACCGCGCAGCCGTCCGGGGTCTTCGAGTCGAACGTGCAGTACCGGCTGAAGACCATGCGGCCGCAGAAGGCCGCCGTCGCCGAGCACGCGATGAAGCTGATAGAGCCCGGCATGGCGGTCCTGCTCGACGACTCGACGTCGACGCTGGAGATAGCGCGCAGGCTCCGGCTCGGCGAGATCACCCCGCTCACGGTCGTCACCAACTTCCTGGAGGCGATCAACCTGCTCGCCGACCAGCGGGGCATCCACCTGATGGCGCTCGGCGGCGACTACGACCCCCTGCACTCCTCCTTCCTCGGGGTGTCGTGCGTGGAGGCGGTGCAGTCGCTGCGGGTGGACGTGTGCTTCGCCTCGACGTCGGCGGTGCTCGGCGGCCACGCCTACCACCAGGAGCAGCACATCGTGTCGGTGAAGCGGGCGATGCTCGACTCGGCCGCCCGCAACGTCCTGCTGCTCGACCACACCAAGCTCGGCCGCGTCGCCCTGCACCGGGTCGCCCCGCTGTCCCGCTTCGACCTGGTCCTGGTGGACGACGGGGCGACGCCGGAGGCGCTGCGCGACCTGGATGAACACAAGGTCCCCTACGAGGTGTGCACGACGAGCGCGACGAAGGCGGGAGCCGAGTGA
- a CDS encoding NAD(P)-dependent oxidoreductase — MTTPLRVLAAGDHFVLPSLITAAVREALHELPCTSGELMLGWPLEPFGRVAEVEEASDAEDQLIDALAGVQVLVTQMGPVTARVLAASPALRLVVVCRGGPVNVNLDAAKSRDVRVCYAPGRNAAATAEFTVGLMLAALRRIPQAHELLAGQGSWQGASFYTYEHSGLELEDLPVGLVGYGAVGSRVARVLCAFGARVMVYDPYIRGEVHGLRVSSLDELLSSSRVITLHARLTPETRGLIGARELALLPPGAVVVNVARGPLLDEDALCDAMESGQVSAAALDTYEQEPVPAASRLFGLAERLVLTPHLGGASRAVAEKAAAIAAAEVGRWARGEPLAHCLT, encoded by the coding sequence ATGACGACACCTCTGCGCGTACTGGCGGCCGGCGACCACTTCGTCCTCCCGTCGCTGATCACGGCGGCCGTCCGCGAGGCACTGCACGAACTCCCCTGCACTAGTGGAGAGTTGATGCTCGGCTGGCCTCTTGAGCCGTTCGGCCGGGTCGCCGAGGTCGAGGAGGCCAGCGACGCCGAGGACCAACTGATCGACGCTCTCGCCGGCGTGCAGGTTCTGGTCACCCAGATGGGCCCGGTCACCGCGCGCGTCCTCGCGGCCTCCCCGGCGCTGCGCCTGGTCGTCGTCTGCCGGGGCGGCCCGGTGAACGTGAACCTGGACGCCGCCAAGTCCCGTGACGTACGGGTGTGTTACGCACCCGGGCGGAACGCCGCCGCCACCGCCGAGTTCACCGTCGGCCTGATGCTGGCGGCCCTGCGCCGCATCCCGCAGGCCCATGAACTCCTGGCCGGGCAAGGGAGTTGGCAGGGCGCGAGCTTCTACACGTACGAGCACAGCGGCCTGGAGCTGGAGGACCTGCCCGTGGGCCTGGTCGGCTACGGGGCGGTGGGCAGCAGGGTCGCCCGGGTGCTGTGTGCCTTCGGCGCGCGCGTGATGGTCTACGACCCGTACATCCGCGGCGAGGTCCACGGTCTGCGCGTCTCCTCCCTCGACGAACTCCTGTCCAGCTCCCGGGTGATCACCCTGCACGCCCGGCTCACGCCCGAGACGCGTGGCCTGATCGGTGCCCGCGAGCTCGCGCTGCTGCCGCCCGGCGCGGTAGTGGTGAACGTGGCGCGCGGCCCGCTGCTCGACGAGGACGCGCTGTGCGACGCGATGGAGAGCGGACAGGTGTCGGCCGCGGCACTGGACACGTACGAACAGGAGCCGGTGCCCGCCGCATCGCGGCTGTTCGGCCTCGCCGAGCGGCTGGTGCTGACCCCGCACCTGGGCGGGGCAAGCCGGGCCGTCGCCGAGAAGGCCGCGGCGATCGCGGCGGCGGAGGTGGGGCGTTGGGCACGCGGGGAGCCGCTGGCGCACTGTCTGACCTGA
- a CDS encoding FGGY family carbohydrate kinase gives MYVGIDVGTSMVKAAAFDERGRQLAVEARPVDLAIRGGFVEQDMEEVYAAVVAVLSALTAAVPGPVELAGLTGQGDGVWLVDAAGRPVRAAVSWMDGRAHELLDQWLADGTFETVFRRTGNAMFPGCPGPLLAWLEQHEPKSLDAAATALYCKDMVFQRLTGVRATDVSDASMPFLDPRTRAYDNRVVELLGLTHRRGLLAPVSDPLATARTLGEGLPAGVPLANGPYDLPACALGAGLTAPGDGLLIVGTCLASLVGTTDLDLTGEPAGLYISTDRVGYWLRAMPAMVGTAALDWVLSTTGVQHDEVDGLLEATPPGAHGVRVLPYFAPSGERAPFVEPRLRAELTGISLESGRGDLVRAVCEGIGYAARHCLEAAGLTGTLAVCGGGTRSSAWMRLLSDVLGRPLRVVEGEVGARGAVLAAAERHGVALDTAAWTEPTATVRPDAGRAAYYTKAYEDHLARLAEARGRARR, from the coding sequence ATGTACGTCGGGATCGATGTGGGCACGTCCATGGTGAAGGCCGCCGCCTTCGACGAGCGGGGCCGTCAACTCGCCGTCGAGGCACGGCCGGTGGACCTCGCCATCCGGGGCGGCTTCGTCGAGCAGGACATGGAGGAGGTGTACGCCGCCGTCGTCGCCGTCCTCTCCGCGCTGACCGCCGCCGTACCCGGCCCGGTCGAGCTGGCGGGGCTGACCGGGCAGGGCGACGGGGTGTGGCTGGTCGACGCGGCGGGGCGCCCCGTGCGGGCCGCGGTCTCCTGGATGGACGGCCGGGCCCACGAACTGCTCGACCAGTGGCTGGCCGACGGCACCTTCGAGACGGTCTTCCGGCGCACCGGCAACGCCATGTTCCCGGGCTGCCCCGGCCCGCTGCTGGCCTGGCTGGAGCAGCACGAGCCCAAGTCCCTCGACGCCGCCGCCACCGCTCTGTACTGCAAGGACATGGTCTTCCAGCGGCTGACCGGCGTCCGCGCCACGGATGTGTCGGACGCGTCGATGCCGTTCCTCGACCCGCGGACACGGGCGTACGACAACCGGGTCGTCGAGCTGCTCGGGCTGACCCACCGGCGGGGGCTGCTGGCGCCGGTGAGCGATCCGCTCGCCACCGCGCGAACCCTCGGCGAGGGGCTGCCCGCGGGCGTCCCGCTGGCCAACGGCCCGTACGACCTGCCCGCCTGCGCGCTCGGCGCCGGGCTCACCGCTCCGGGTGACGGGCTGTTGATCGTCGGCACCTGTCTGGCCAGCCTGGTGGGCACGACCGACCTGGACCTGACCGGCGAACCGGCGGGCCTCTACATCTCGACCGACCGGGTCGGGTACTGGCTGCGTGCCATGCCCGCGATGGTCGGCACCGCCGCCCTCGACTGGGTGCTGTCGACCACCGGCGTCCAGCACGACGAGGTGGACGGCCTGCTGGAGGCGACCCCGCCCGGCGCGCACGGCGTCCGCGTCCTGCCGTACTTCGCCCCCTCCGGCGAGCGCGCCCCCTTCGTCGAGCCCCGGCTGCGCGCCGAACTCACCGGAATCTCCCTGGAGTCCGGCCGCGGCGACCTCGTCCGCGCCGTCTGCGAGGGCATCGGCTACGCCGCCCGGCACTGCCTGGAGGCCGCCGGCCTCACCGGGACCCTGGCCGTCTGCGGCGGCGGCACCCGAAGCTCCGCCTGGATGCGGCTGCTGTCGGATGTGCTGGGGCGGCCGTTGCGGGTGGTCGAGGGGGAGGTGGGGGCGCGGGGCGCCGTCCTCGCCGCCGCCGAGCGCCACGGGGTCGCTCTCGACACGGCCGCCTGGACCGAGCCCACGGCGACCGTGCGGCCCGACGCCGGGCGGGCGGCGTACTACACCAAGGCGTACGAGGACCACTTGGCCCGGCTGGCGGAGGCCCGGGGCCGGGCTCGACGCTAG